The Pseudomonas sp. SCB32 DNA window GGCCTTGGCAATGGCCGGCAACTGCCTGGGCGACAGGTCCACGGTCAGCGCGTCCGGGCGCTGGCCAAGGAGGGTGGCGATGCGGTTCTTCTGCCGGACTTCCTCCGCCTGCAGTTGCGGCACGCTGGCTTCGGTGGAAGCCAGGCGCGCTTCGGCGCGCTGCACGTCCAGTTCGTTGCCCACGCCGGCATCGCGCAGCTGGATGGTCAGGTCACGGGACTCGCGCTGGTTCTCCAGGTTGCTTTTAGCGATGCTCTCGCGCAGCTGCGCGCCGCGCAGTTGCCCGTAGGCATCGGCTAGCTCGGCAATCAGGCTGACCTGCAGTTGTTGCAGGTCGGCCACCGTGGCTTCGCTCAAGGCGTCGGCGGATTCCAATTCGCGGCGCACGCGGCCGAACAGGTCGATTTCCCAGATCATGTCCAGGCCCAGGTCGTAACGCTCCTGGTTGACCCGGTCGTTGGTCTGCCCCGGAATCTGGCCCTTGCCGATCTGCGCGGAGGCGCTGCTGGTGACGGTGGGGAAACGGTCGTTGGCAACGTCGTCACGGATCGCCCGCGAGGCCAGCACGCGGGCATAGGCCACGCGCAGCTCGCGGTTTTCCTTCAGCGCCTGTTCGACCAGTTGGCTCAGCACCGGGTCGTCGAACTGCTTCCACCAGGCGTCTTCGTAACGGCTACGGTCGTAGTCCTTGGCCTGGGCGTTGCTGTCCAGTCGAGCCGGCGCGGTGTCCGGCTTCTGGTAGTCGGGGCCGACCATGCAGGCGCTGAGGGCCAGCGCCAGCAGAGCAGGGACGAAGAGTTTCACGTTCATGCGGTGTGGGCCTCGTTATTGGCCTGATGGCTCAGACGCTGTTGTTTCTTCGCTTCGCGGGCTTCCATGAAGCGGCGGATCAGCACATAGAAGACCGGGGTCAGCAGCAGGCCGAAGAAGGTTACGCCGAGCATCCCGGAGAACACCGCGACACCCATGGCATGGCGCATTTCGGCACCGGCGCCGGACGACAGCACCAGGGGCACCACGCCCATGATGAAGGCGATGGAGGTCATCAGGATCGGGCGCAGACGCAGGCGGCAGGCTTCCAGTACCGCACTCAGGCGGTCCATGCCTTCATCCTGTTTGTCCTTGGCGAACTCGACGATCAGGATCGCGTTCTTGCACGCCAGGCCCACCAGTACGATCAGGCCGATCTGGGTGAAGATGTTGTTGTCGCCACCGGACAGGATCACCCCGGTGATGGCCGACAGCAGGGTCATCGGCACGATCAGGATCACCGCCAGTGGCAGCCCCCAGCTCTCGTACAGCGCGGCCAGCACCAGGAAGGCGAGCAGCACGCAGAGCGGGAAGACGAACACCGCGGTGTTGCCGGCGAGGATCTGCTGGTAGGTCAGGTCGGTCCACTCGTAGGTCATGCCGTTGGGCAGTTCCTGCTTCAGCAGTCGCTCGATCGCCGCTTCCGCCTGGCCGGAGCTGTAGCCCGGTGCGGCGGCGCCGTTGATCTCGGCGGTGATGAAGCCGTTGTAGTGCATCACCCGGTCAGGACCTGCGGTGTCGCTGATCTTGATGAAGGTGGCCAGCGGGACCATCTCGCCCTGGTTGTTGCGCACCTTCAGCTGACCGATCTGCTCGGGCTCCAGGCGGAATTTCTGGTCAGCCTGGACGTTCACCTGGTAGGTGCGGCCGAAGCGGTTGAAGTCGTTGGTGTACAGCGAACCCAGGTAGACCTGCAGGGTGTCGAAGATGTCGCTGATCGCAACCCCGTGGGTCTTGGCCTTCTCGCGGTCGATGGCGGCATCCACCTGCGGCACGTTCACCTGGTAGCTGGTGAACACCGACATGGGGTTCAGTTCCGGCAGCGCGCGGGCCTTGTTGAGGATGTTCTGGGTCTGGTTGTACAGCTCCTCGTAACCCAGGTTGCCACGGTCTTCCACCTGCAGGCGGAAGCCGCCGATGGTGCCCAACCCCTGTACCGGCGGCGGCGGGAAGATAGCGATGTAGGCGTCCTGGATGCCGGCGAACTCCTTGTTCAGCTCGGCGGCGATCTCGTTGGCGGACATGCCCGGGCCTTTACGCTGGTCGAAGTCCTTCAGCGGGGTGAAGACGATGCCGCTGTTGGGGCTGTTGGTGAAGCCGTTGATCGACAGGCCCGGGAAGGCCACGGTGTGCTCGATGCCCGGGTGCTTGTTGGCGATGTCGGACATGCGCTTGATCACAGCTTCCGTGCGGTCCAGCGTGGCCGCGTCGGGCAGCTGGGCGAAGGCCACCAGGTACTGCTTGTCCTGTTGCGGCACGAAGCCGGACGGGGTGCTGGAGAAGCCCAGGTAGGTCAGGCCGATCAGTCCCGCATAGAGGACCAGCGCGATCGAACTGCCGCGCAGCACGCGCGTGACGGTGCCGACGTAGCCGTGGCTGGCGCGGTCGAAGAAGCGGTTGAACGGACGGAACAGCCAGCTGCCCAGCAGGGTGTCGAGCAGCACCGAGAAGCGGTCCTTCGGCTCGTGGTGACCCTTGAGCAGCACGGCGGCCAGCGCCGGCGACAGGGTCAGCGAGTTGAACGCGGAGATCACCGTGGAGATGGCGATGGTCAGCGCGAACTGCCGGTAGAACTGCCCGGTGAGGCCGGAGATGAAGGCGGTCGGCACGAACACGGCGCACAGCACCAGGGCGGTGGCGATGATCGGCCCGGTCACCTCGCGCATGGCGCGCTTGGTGGCCTCGATGGGGGTGAGTCCCAGCCCGATGTTCCTCTCGACGTTTTCCACCACCACGATGGCGTCGTCCACCACGATGCCGATGGCCAGTACCAGGCCGAACAGCGAGAGCGCGTTGAGCGAGAAGCCGAAGAAGTGCATCACCGCGAAGGTGCCGATCAGCGACACCGGTACGGCGGCCAGCGGGATGATCGAAGCGCGCCAGGTCTGCAGGAACAGCACCACCACCAGCACGACCAGCACCAGGGCTTCGAACAGGGTGTGCACCACCGCTTCGATGGAACCGCGGACGAAGATGGTCGGGTCATAGACGATGGAGTAGTCCACGCCCTGGGGGAAGTTCTTCTTCAGCTCGGCCATCTTCTCGCGCACCTCGTTGGAGATGGCGATGGCGTTGGAGCCGGGGCGCTGGAAGATCGGGATGGCGACCGCCGGCTGGTTGTCCAGCAGCGAGCGCAGGGCGTACTGGCTGGAGCCGAGCTCGACGCGGGCGATGTCCTTCAGGCGGGTGATCTCGCCGTCCGGGCCGCTGCGGATGATGATGTTCTCGAACTCTTCCTCGTTGACCAGGCGACCCTGGGTGTTGATCGACAGCTGGAAGCTGGTGGCGGTCGGCGCGGGCGGCGCGCCGAGGGAGCCGGCGGCGACCTGGCGGTTCTGTTCGCGGATGGCGGTGACCACGTCGCTGGCGGTCAGGTTGCGCGAGGCGATCTTGTTCGGGTCGAGCCAGACGCGCAGGGAGTAGTCGCCCATGCCGAACAGCTGCACATCGCCCACGCCGTCCAGACGCGCCAGCTCGTCCTTGATGTTGAGGATGGCGTAGTTGGACAGGTAGAGCATGTCGTAGCGGTTATCCGGCGAGGTCAGGTGCACGACCATGGTCAGGTCGGGCGAGGCCTTGTCGACGGTGATGCCGATGCGGGTGACTTCTTCGGGCAGCTTGGGCTCGGTGCGGGTCACGCGGTTCTGCACCTGCACCTGCGCGTTGTCCAGGTTGGTACCCAGGGCGAAGGTGATGGTCAGGGTCATCTTGCCGTCGGCGGTGGACTGCGAGGACATGTAGAGCATGTTCTCGACGCCGGTGATGGCCTGTTCCAGCGGGGCGGCGACGGTCTCGCCGATCACCTTGGGGTTGGCGCCGGGGAAGTTGGCGCGCACCACCACGGTGGGCGGCACCACTTCGGGGTATTCGCTGATCGGTAGCTGGAACAGCGAGATGGCTCCGCCGATCAGGATGATCAGCGAAAGCACGGCAGCGAAGATCGGCCGCTGGATGAAGAATTGCGAAAAGTTCATGGCTGGTTCCTGTCGCGAACGCATCGTTCGCCAAACCCGGGACAAAGGTCACCCAAGGCCCTGGGGGGACAGGGCCTGGGACATCACTCTTTCAAGACAGGGAAAGTGTCAGCCGCGCGGTGCGCTCGGCTTCGCGGAGGATTTCTCGGCGACCTTTGGCGCCTCGCTCTGGGCCAGGGCCTGGCGCTGGTGGGCGAGGGTGGCGAGGGTGGCCTGGCTGGCCATCTCGACATTCTGCGCGTCGACCTGGGCGCCGGGGCGGACCCGCTGCAGGCCGTTGACCACGATGCGGTCACCCTTGGTCAGGCCATTGCGCACGATGCGCAGACCTTCCAGCTTCGGACCCAGGTCGATGCTGCGGTATTGCACCTTGCTGTCCTTGTCCATCACCAGCACGAACTTCTTGCCCAGGTCGGTGCCGACCGCTTCGTCCTTGATCAGCGCGGCGGGGTAGGTGCCGCTGCCAACCAGCTTGATGCGGGCGTACAGGCCGGGGGTGAACTGGTTGGCGTCGTTGTCGAACACGGCGCGGCCCCGGATGGTGCCGGTCTTGGGGTTCACCTGGTTGTCGAGGAAGTCCAGCTTGCCCTCGTGGGGGAAGCCGTCTTCACCGGTCAGGCCCAGGTACACCGGGCTGCTGCCACGGGCGTCGGGGCCACCCTTGCGGGCCAGGTCGACGTACTTGAGGTAGACGCGTTCGTCGGCGTCGAAGTAGGCGTAGACCTTGTCGGTGGAGACCAGGGTGGTGAGCAGGGTCTGGCCGCTGTTCACCAGGTTGCCGGCGGTCACTTCGGCGCGGGAGACGCGGCCGTCGATGGGCGCGGTGACCTGGGTGAACGACAGGTTCAGGCGGGCGTTGTCCAGTTCCGCCTGGGTGGCGGCGACCACGGCCTTGGCTTCGGTGGCGGCGGCGCTGCGGGCGTCGGCCAGTTCGGCGGAGATGGCATTGGTGGCACGCAGGCGCTCACCACGGGCGGCTTCGTTGACGGTGCGAGTCTGATTGGCGCGGGCCTGTTGCAGCTGCGCTTCCAGGCGATGGACTTCAGCCTCGAAGGGGCGGGGGTCGATCTGGAACAGCAGGTCGCCTTTCTTCACCAGCGTGCCTTCGCGGAAGGCCACGCGGTCGATGTAGCCGGAGACGCGCGGACGCAGTTCAACGGACTCCGGAGCCTCCAGGCGACCGGTAAACTCATCCCATTCATTGATGGGCTGTTCGATGACTTCCGCCACGCTGACCTTGGGCGCGGCCATGTTCTGCGCCGCATCCTGGCCTTTGCCGCAGGCGCTGAGCACCAGCGCGGCGGCGAGCGCCAACGGAATACGCAAGGCTTTGAGATTTCGCTCCATGGAAAAGACTCCACCGTTCTAATTGGTTTTGGGACTTCTGATGGAGCGGAGTCTGCGTTCGGGGGCGTCTGGGAACTAATCGAACGAGCGAATTTTGATTATCACGTGGAGTGATAAATGCTTTTGCACTATGCGCACGAATCGATAGAAGAGGTGGGTACTGGGATTGCCCGGAAGCGCGGCACAAACCCGTAGGAGCGGGCCATGCCCGCGATCGCGCGCATGGCGCGCTCCTACAGGTCGAATCTGAAGTTGCCGGTCAGAGACTGTCCGGATCACCCACGAACATGGTGATGCGCGAGCGCAGCCAGCGTTCGGCCGGGTCGTTGTCCTGGGCACCGCGCCAGACCATCGACAGGTCGGCCAGGCGGGTAGGGAAGGGCGGTTCGTCCGCGCGCACGCCGCCGCTGGCGGTCAGCGCCGCCGCCACGTACTCAGGGACCGTCGCGAGGATGTCGGTGCCAGCCAGCAGCTGCGCGAGGCCGACGAACTGCGGCACCGCCAGCACCACCTGGCGCTTGCGGTCCATCTCGGCAAGGGTCTGGTCGACGAAGCCGTCCAGGTCGCCGGCATAGGACACCAGCGCGTGCGGGCGCGCGCAATAATCGTCGAGGGTCAGGGCGCCGGGGATCGAGTCGGCGCGCAGCACCCGCCAGGTGCTGCGGCGCAGGGTCTTGCGCTTGGCGTTGGCCGGCAGCTCGTCGGTGTAGCTCACGCCCACGGAGATTTCCCCGGACGACAGCAGCTGCGGCATCAGCAGGTAGTTGGCGCGGCGCACCACCAGGGTGATACCCGGCGCTTCGGAGCGGAGGCGGCGCAGCAGTGGTGGCAGCAGGCCGAACTCCACGTCATCGGACAGGCCGATGCGGAACACCGCCTTGCTGGTGGCCGGATCGAAGTCGGCGGCGCGGCTCAGGGCGGTGGAGATGGAGTCCAGCGCCGGGGAGAGGTGGCCGAAGATTTCCTGAGCCCGCGCGGTGGGCTCCATGCTGCGCCCGGTGCGGACGAACAGCGGGTCGTCGAACAGACTGCGCAGGCGCGCCAGGGCCGCGCTGATCGCCGGCTGGCCGAGGAACAGCTTCTCGGCCGCGCGGGTCACGCTGCGCTCGTGCATCAGCGTCTCGAAAACGATCAACAGGTTGAGGTCAACCTTGCGGAGGTCGTTGCGGTTCATGGGGACTCCCTGACGATGGGGGAAAAGTGAAGCCCGACGCGACCTGCGTCAAGTCTGACAGATAAGTCCTTGATCAATTTCCACTTTTTTATCGAGAATCGTACACCGCTCCTGTACTCCCGATCGAGCCGCAATAACGCCCGGCGTGCCCAGGCAACCCCCCGTCGCAGAGCATCCGGGCCTCGCCGGGCCAGCGTTGGCGCCGGTGCTGAATCATCGCTGTTTATGTCAATTATCAACGGTGAACGGTGGTATCGCCCCCAAAGCCCGGATAGAGTCCGTGGCTATAGATACATTAAAAGGCGAGGTATGTGATGTCCCGCATGATCCGTTTCCACCAGTTCGGTGACGCCTCGGTCCTGAAGATCGAGGACCTGCCGACCCCGCAACCGGGGCCGGGTGAAGTGCTGATCCGTACCCAGGCACTGGGCGTCAGTTGGCGCGACGTGCTCTGGCGGCAGAACCTCGCCCCGGATCAGGCCAAGCTGCCAGCGGGCATCGGTTATGAACTCTCCGGCATCGTCGAGGCCGTGGGCGAAGGGGTCGATGACCTCGAACCCGGTACCCCGGTGGCCAGCTTCCCGGCCAACTCGCCGAACCAGTACCCGGCCTGGGGCGACCACGTCGTCCTGCCGCGCACGTCACTGACGCGCTACCCCGAGGTGCTGAGCCCGGTCGAGGCCTCCGTGCATTACACCGGCCTGCTGTATTCCTACTTTGCGCTGGTGGAACTGGCGCAGATCAAGCCCGGCCAGCGCGTGCTGATCACCGAGGCCGGTCACTGCCTGGCGCCGCAAGCCGTGCAACTGGCCAAGGCACTCGGCGCCCAGGTGATCGCCACCACCAGCCACGAGGAGAGCCGTGCCTTCCTCAAGGGCCTGGGTGCGGACAAGATCATTTACACCGAGGAACAGGACCTGGTGCTGGAAGTCGAGCGCTTCACCAAGGGCGAAGGCGTGGAGATCGTCCTCGACCAGTGCGCCGGCCCGCAGATGAAGCTGCTGGGAGACGTGGCCGCGCCGCGCGGCAAGCTGATCCTCTACGGCATCAACGGTGGCAACGACGCAGCCTTCCCGGCCTGTGCCGCGTTCAAGAAGCACCTGCAGTTCTATCGTCACTGCGTACTGGACTTCACTGGCCAGCCGGAAATCGGCCTGACCCGCAACGACGACGCCGTGCAGCGCGCGCTGACCGCGATCAACCAGATGACCGCCGACCAGTTGCTCAAGCCGAGCATCGACCGGGTGTTCGACTTCGCCCAGTACCGCGACGCCAACTACTACATGGAAACCTGCCCGGGCGGTGGCCGTGTGGTGATGAAGATGCCGGAGTGATCCGTCATCGGTAGCTGAAAAAAAGGCCACTCTTCGGAGTGGCTTTTTTGTGCCTGTTGTTCCGGCATGAGGGCCGACGGGCTTGCGCCCGTGATCGCGGATAAGGTCCGCTCCTACGACAACCCGTCGGCGCTGAAGCGGCTCTACTAGGGCAACTGCCTTTTTGCGTCCTTGTAGGATGGCGTAGAGCGAAGCGAAACCCATCAATACCGTGCACCGACAGCATGGGTATCGCTTCGCTCCACCCATCCTACGGGCAGCGGCAACACAAGGCCTGACGCACGATTCCTGTGGGGCACGCCTCATGCCCTGCTGATCATCCTGTCTACACGCTCTTGCCGTCGTACTCCCGAACCTTCAGCCCACTCACATCCACCTCCGGCAGGCAACGCACGTTGATTGCGGCGATCGGGGTGCCGTCGGGCATCGCCCCGTACGCCAGCGGCGCACAACCACAGGTAGGGCAGAACTGG harbors:
- a CDS encoding efflux transporter outer membrane subunit → MNVKLFVPALLALALSACMVGPDYQKPDTAPARLDSNAQAKDYDRSRYEDAWWKQFDDPVLSQLVEQALKENRELRVAYARVLASRAIRDDVANDRFPTVTSSASAQIGKGQIPGQTNDRVNQERYDLGLDMIWEIDLFGRVRRELESADALSEATVADLQQLQVSLIAELADAYGQLRGAQLRESIAKSNLENQRESRDLTIQLRDAGVGNELDVQRAEARLASTEASVPQLQAEEVRQKNRIATLLGQRPDALTVDLSPRQLPAIAKALPIGDPGELLRRRPDVAAAERRLASATADVGVATADLFPKVSLGGFLGFTAGRGSQIGSAAANAWSVSPSITWAAFDLGSVRARLRASKADADGALATYEQQVLLALEESSNAFSDYGKRQQRLVSLVRQSEASRNAAQQAGLQYREGTVDFLNLLDAEREQLAAEDAQALAEVDVYRGIVAIYKALGGGWQPSA
- a CDS encoding efflux RND transporter permease subunit, with translation MNFSQFFIQRPIFAAVLSLIILIGGAISLFQLPISEYPEVVPPTVVVRANFPGANPKVIGETVAAPLEQAITGVENMLYMSSQSTADGKMTLTITFALGTNLDNAQVQVQNRVTRTEPKLPEEVTRIGITVDKASPDLTMVVHLTSPDNRYDMLYLSNYAILNIKDELARLDGVGDVQLFGMGDYSLRVWLDPNKIASRNLTASDVVTAIREQNRQVAAGSLGAPPAPTATSFQLSINTQGRLVNEEEFENIIIRSGPDGEITRLKDIARVELGSSQYALRSLLDNQPAVAIPIFQRPGSNAIAISNEVREKMAELKKNFPQGVDYSIVYDPTIFVRGSIEAVVHTLFEALVLVVLVVVLFLQTWRASIIPLAAVPVSLIGTFAVMHFFGFSLNALSLFGLVLAIGIVVDDAIVVVENVERNIGLGLTPIEATKRAMREVTGPIIATALVLCAVFVPTAFISGLTGQFYRQFALTIAISTVISAFNSLTLSPALAAVLLKGHHEPKDRFSVLLDTLLGSWLFRPFNRFFDRASHGYVGTVTRVLRGSSIALVLYAGLIGLTYLGFSSTPSGFVPQQDKQYLVAFAQLPDAATLDRTEAVIKRMSDIANKHPGIEHTVAFPGLSINGFTNSPNSGIVFTPLKDFDQRKGPGMSANEIAAELNKEFAGIQDAYIAIFPPPPVQGLGTIGGFRLQVEDRGNLGYEELYNQTQNILNKARALPELNPMSVFTSYQVNVPQVDAAIDREKAKTHGVAISDIFDTLQVYLGSLYTNDFNRFGRTYQVNVQADQKFRLEPEQIGQLKVRNNQGEMVPLATFIKISDTAGPDRVMHYNGFITAEINGAAAPGYSSGQAEAAIERLLKQELPNGMTYEWTDLTYQQILAGNTAVFVFPLCVLLAFLVLAALYESWGLPLAVILIVPMTLLSAITGVILSGGDNNIFTQIGLIVLVGLACKNAILIVEFAKDKQDEGMDRLSAVLEACRLRLRPILMTSIAFIMGVVPLVLSSGAGAEMRHAMGVAVFSGMLGVTFFGLLLTPVFYVLIRRFMEAREAKKQQRLSHQANNEAHTA
- the mexE gene encoding multidrug efflux RND transporter periplasmic adaptor subunit MexE — its product is MERNLKALRIPLALAAALVLSACGKGQDAAQNMAAPKVSVAEVIEQPINEWDEFTGRLEAPESVELRPRVSGYIDRVAFREGTLVKKGDLLFQIDPRPFEAEVHRLEAQLQQARANQTRTVNEAARGERLRATNAISAELADARSAAATEAKAVVAATQAELDNARLNLSFTQVTAPIDGRVSRAEVTAGNLVNSGQTLLTTLVSTDKVYAYFDADERVYLKYVDLARKGGPDARGSSPVYLGLTGEDGFPHEGKLDFLDNQVNPKTGTIRGRAVFDNDANQFTPGLYARIKLVGSGTYPAALIKDEAVGTDLGKKFVLVMDKDSKVQYRSIDLGPKLEGLRIVRNGLTKGDRIVVNGLQRVRPGAQVDAQNVEMASQATLATLAHQRQALAQSEAPKVAEKSSAKPSAPRG
- a CDS encoding LysR family transcriptional regulator: MNRNDLRKVDLNLLIVFETLMHERSVTRAAEKLFLGQPAISAALARLRSLFDDPLFVRTGRSMEPTARAQEIFGHLSPALDSISTALSRAADFDPATSKAVFRIGLSDDVEFGLLPPLLRRLRSEAPGITLVVRRANYLLMPQLLSSGEISVGVSYTDELPANAKRKTLRRSTWRVLRADSIPGALTLDDYCARPHALVSYAGDLDGFVDQTLAEMDRKRQVVLAVPQFVGLAQLLAGTDILATVPEYVAAALTASGGVRADEPPFPTRLADLSMVWRGAQDNDPAERWLRSRITMFVGDPDSL
- a CDS encoding zinc-dependent alcohol dehydrogenase family protein, giving the protein MSRMIRFHQFGDASVLKIEDLPTPQPGPGEVLIRTQALGVSWRDVLWRQNLAPDQAKLPAGIGYELSGIVEAVGEGVDDLEPGTPVASFPANSPNQYPAWGDHVVLPRTSLTRYPEVLSPVEASVHYTGLLYSYFALVELAQIKPGQRVLITEAGHCLAPQAVQLAKALGAQVIATTSHEESRAFLKGLGADKIIYTEEQDLVLEVERFTKGEGVEIVLDQCAGPQMKLLGDVAAPRGKLILYGINGGNDAAFPACAAFKKHLQFYRHCVLDFTGQPEIGLTRNDDAVQRALTAINQMTADQLLKPSIDRVFDFAQYRDANYYMETCPGGGRVVMKMPE